The following nucleotide sequence is from Terriglobales bacterium.
GCGCCGGCCAACCAGCCGGCGCCTTCTGTTTGGCCGGCCGCCGCGGCGCCTTTATCCGCTTGAGACTGCGACTGTAACCGTCTTGTAACACAACTCTGGTAGGGTGTCGGCGATGAATTCACCTACGCTCCCTGAGCGCGAGCCGGCCGGGAGTGCCTCTCCGGCGGAACCGGCGCGGCTGGAGGTGGTGTCGCGGGTGCCGCGCAAGCTGGCGCGGCGCAGCCGGCTGGCCGATGTCTTGTTCCACTACGGCACCGTGGCCTGCTGCCTCTCGGTGCTGGGCATCGTGGCCTTGATCGTCGTCGAGCTGGTGGTGCACTCGCGGCTCTCCCAGCACACCTTCGGCTGGCGCTTCTTCACGGGGGACAACTGGGACCCGGTGTCGGGCGACTTCGGAGCCTTGCCCTTCCTCTATGGCACCCTGGTCTCCTCGTTCCTCTCACTGGTGCTGGCGGTGCCCCTGGCGGTGGGGGTGGCCATCTTCATCACCGAGATGTGCCCGCGCCTGCTGCGGGGCCTGCTCTCCTTCCTGGTCGAGCTGCTCGCCGCCATCCCCAGCGTGATCTACGGGCTGTGGGGGATCTTCGTGCTGGCGCCGCTGCTGCGCAAGGTGGTGCAACCCTGGCTGGCCAAGTACCTGGGCTGGACGGGGCTGTTCACCGGCCCGCCCTACGGCATCGGCATGTTGGCCGCAGGGGTGATCCTGGCCATCATGATCATTCCCATCATCGCTTCCATCACCCGCGAGGTGCTGACGGCGGTGCCGCAGATGCAGCGCGAAGCGGTGCTGGCGCTGGGGGCCACGCGCTGGGAGATGATCCGCACCGGGGTGCTGCGCAACGCGCGCGCCGGCATCGTGGGAGGCATCATCCTGGGGCTGGGCCGGGCCCTGGGCGAAACCATGGCGGTGACCATGGTGATCGGGAACAGCGCCCAGATCGTCAAGTCGCTGTTCGCCCCCGGCTACACCATGGCCAGCGTGCTGGCCAACGAATTCAGCGAGGCCACCGGCGACCTCTACCTGAGCGCGCTCATCGAGATCGGCCTGGCGCTCTTCCTGGTGACCATCGTGGTCAACATCCTGGCCCGCCTGCTGGTGTGGACGGTCACCCGCGGCACTCCGGTGAGCACCCGTGCCTGAGAACCGCACTCCCACTTCTCCGGCGTCTTCCCGCGGACTGCGCTACTGGTGGCGGCTGCTGCTGGACCGCGTGGTCACGGTCCTCACCGTGCTCTGCGCCGTCCTGGTGCTGGCGCCTCTGGTGGCCATCTTCGCGTACCTGGTGTACCGCGGGATCGGGGCG
It contains:
- the pstC gene encoding phosphate ABC transporter permease subunit PstC, yielding MNSPTLPEREPAGSASPAEPARLEVVSRVPRKLARRSRLADVLFHYGTVACCLSVLGIVALIVVELVVHSRLSQHTFGWRFFTGDNWDPVSGDFGALPFLYGTLVSSFLSLVLAVPLAVGVAIFITEMCPRLLRGLLSFLVELLAAIPSVIYGLWGIFVLAPLLRKVVQPWLAKYLGWTGLFTGPPYGIGMLAAGVILAIMIIPIIASITREVLTAVPQMQREAVLALGATRWEMIRTGVLRNARAGIVGGIILGLGRALGETMAVTMVIGNSAQIVKSLFAPGYTMASVLANEFSEATGDLYLSALIEIGLALFLVTIVVNILARLLVWTVTRGTPVSTRA